From Denitrovibrio acetiphilus DSM 12809, the proteins below share one genomic window:
- a CDS encoding manganese efflux pump MntP, whose translation MISFIDILGIAVAMSIDAFCVSVCIGVKYHQPKHYLRLGGSFGFFQFLMPVLGAVAGRVLLGYTDNLKYLAAFILFFVAFNMLREGLQHKECRVYLSDPTVGLSIIMLSLATSMDALGAGISLALWDGGIVSASCIIGVVCMCFAFGGVHMGRSSSKYIGHYAEYAGSAVLAVIGLKFIF comes from the coding sequence ATGATTAGTTTTATTGATATTCTGGGGATCGCTGTTGCGATGAGCATTGACGCATTTTGTGTGTCGGTGTGCATAGGGGTAAAGTATCATCAGCCGAAGCATTATCTGAGGCTTGGCGGTTCGTTTGGTTTTTTTCAGTTTCTTATGCCTGTCCTTGGTGCAGTTGCCGGGCGTGTTCTGCTGGGCTATACTGACAATCTCAAGTATCTTGCTGCTTTTATCCTCTTCTTTGTGGCGTTTAACATGCTCCGTGAAGGACTTCAGCATAAAGAGTGCAGAGTTTATCTTTCTGACCCTACTGTCGGGCTGTCAATCATTATGCTTTCGCTGGCTACAAGCATGGATGCACTCGGTGCAGGGATATCGCTTGCTTTATGGGACGGCGGTATAGTCTCCGCATCCTGCATCATCGGTGTTGTCTGCATGTGTTTTGCTTTCGGCGGGGTGCATATGGGACGCTCCAGCAGTAAGTATATCGGGCATTATGCCGAATATGCCGGTTCTGCTGTGCTGGCTGTTATAGGGCTTAAGTTTATTTTCTGA